The Proteiniphilum propionicum genome contains the following window.
TATTGCATTCAATAATATTATCTATTTTGGTCCGCATCAATTAAAGAGACTTTTAGGAGAGGCTCATAAAATGAAAATTAAAATTGATCATGACAGAGTTAAATTTGAAAAAACTGTTTTTCGTGTTTGCGTGTATTATGAGCAGTGTTTTTATTACAGTAGCACAGGACTGGGCAAACCTGAATCGCTTCAGGGAGGAAAATGCAAAACTGGGACCCGCGAGAACCTGCGACGACCGGGTTGTATTTATGGGAAATTCAATCACTGAGGGGTGGATAAACCTGGTCCCGGAGTTTTTTGCCGATCGCTCCTATATCAACAGGGGAATAAGCGGCCAAACCACACCGCAGATGTTGATACGTTTCCGCCAGGATGTACTCAATCTATGGCCTAAGGTGGTGGTTATACTTGCAGGTACCAATGATATAGCGGGTAATACCGGGCCATCAACACTTGAAATGATAGAGGATAATATCCATTCTATGGCAGAGCTTGCAAAGGCACATGGTATACAGGTGGTGCTGTGTTCGGTTCTTCCCGCTTATGACTATCCGTGGCGTACCGGGCTGGAGCCTGCTCCCAGGATTGTGGAGTTGAACAAACGGCTAAATAAGTATGCCGGAACGCATGGAGTGGTATATTGCGATTTTTTCCAGGCTATGGCTGATGAACGCAATGGATTACCCGAAGAACTTTCCGGTGATGGCGTGCATCCTAATAAAGCGGGTTATACCATCATGGCGCCCATCGTTGAAAATGCTATCGCCCGCGCCCTACTTATGTGGAAAGAATTTAAATAGCACTTGTGAGCGGCCAAAAGACGCTCTCCGGCCCTATAAAAACTGCTGAATTATAAGGGTGAGTAATCACCCTTTTTTAGTCTCTTCGGCTTACATGCGTGCTTCTCTTTCTTTACCGTAGCTTCACATTTTTTACATATGAATCTTGCGTCCTCTTTAACTTTCAAATCTTTATCCTTACAGGCTGTTTTGCTCATAA
Protein-coding sequences here:
- a CDS encoding SGNH/GDSL hydrolase family protein, producing the protein MTELNLKKLFFVFACIMSSVFITVAQDWANLNRFREENAKLGPARTCDDRVVFMGNSITEGWINLVPEFFADRSYINRGISGQTTPQMLIRFRQDVLNLWPKVVVILAGTNDIAGNTGPSTLEMIEDNIHSMAELAKAHGIQVVLCSVLPAYDYPWRTGLEPAPRIVELNKRLNKYAGTHGVVYCDFFQAMADERNGLPEELSGDGVHPNKAGYTIMAPIVENAIARALLMWKEFK